From Variimorphobacter saccharofermentans, one genomic window encodes:
- a CDS encoding ABC transporter ATP-binding protein: MIEAVNLCKQFDKIKAVDQVSVMIREGNVFGLVGTNGAGKSTIIRMLCGILRQDSGTIKIDGMEVYENIDAKKLFFYISDDQYFFANATPKDMKKYYSVVYPDFDSGRFTSMMKQFDLDENRKINTFSKGMKKQLSVICGICANTKYIFCDETFDGLDPVMRQAVKSIFAKEMSERNMTAIIASHNLRELEDICDHVGLLHRGGILLSKDLYDMKLSIHKVQCVFQNEVDINSIFEGTEVLKIDQRGSLYTITARGTEEEIHDRIRMSNPVFSEILPLTLEEIFISETEVVGYDVKKLIF, translated from the coding sequence ATGATTGAGGCAGTTAATCTATGCAAACAATTTGATAAGATTAAAGCTGTTGATCAGGTCAGTGTAATGATCAGAGAAGGCAATGTATTTGGTCTTGTCGGTACCAATGGGGCTGGAAAAAGCACTATCATTCGTATGCTATGTGGTATATTAAGACAAGATAGCGGGACCATAAAAATAGATGGTATGGAGGTTTACGAGAATATTGATGCGAAGAAATTATTCTTTTATATCTCAGATGATCAGTATTTCTTTGCGAATGCAACCCCCAAAGATATGAAGAAATACTATAGTGTGGTATACCCGGATTTTGACAGCGGACGATTTACATCTATGATGAAGCAATTTGATTTGGATGAAAATCGTAAGATTAATACTTTCTCAAAGGGGATGAAGAAACAGCTTTCTGTCATTTGCGGAATTTGCGCGAATACAAAATATATATTCTGTGACGAGACCTTTGATGGTCTGGATCCTGTTATGAGGCAGGCAGTAAAAAGTATATTTGCAAAGGAAATGTCCGAACGTAATATGACAGCCATTATTGCTTCACATAATCTAAGAGAGCTGGAGGATATTTGCGATCATGTTGGCCTTCTTCATAGAGGTGGAATCTTGCTTTCGAAGGATTTATATGACATGAAACTAAGTATTCATAAGGTACAGTGTGTATTCCAGAATGAAGTGGATATCAATAGCATCTTTGAAGGAACAGAAGTCCTTAAGATTGACCAAAGAGGCTCGCTGTATACCATTACAGCAAGAGGAACGGAAGAAGAAATTCATGATCGAATACGAATGAGTAATCCAGTATTTTCGGAGATACTTCCACTGACATTAGAAGAAATCTTTATAAGTGAAACGGAGGTGGTAGGCTATGATGTCAAGAAGCTTATTTTTTAA
- a CDS encoding DUF6449 domain-containing protein: protein MMSRSLFFNLQKEDMKRRLWTVIISMLGFFLALPIFIAISVENYHPMDDISYIYEDIIRTIGVRSELLILLTIIGACVCGLSGFFYLHSKKQVDFYHSIPVRKECLFSIYYLNGVLIYLIPYVFNLAISLIIIQINGYMSTEVFTSALAALGFNTVFFLFIYTVVIIAVMLTGNFIVSCLGSGVLLSYGVILHLIRDTYFRNFFVSYYAGNDFASDFLIYLSPVGYYYKAETRLADGCGTQDIIMIGIAILISVLLVIGALLLYKYRPSEAAGKAMAFQASKAIIKFLMVIPFSLGGGVLFRNISNFHSTGWLIFGLIFSLIITYAATEIIYDFDIRSAFKNKKHILLCALAVGIITCVFQFDLFKYDSFIPKKDKVSTMSIAIMGIDDQLRYFDENAGDKYAYYMDYITYQLKNMEITDFDKVYELAEMGIREHDNHSLSNLRNGYYGYYGPYETNYINYYIKYTYHSGKEVYRRYFIPLDEGYNKLRDIFADQEYKKAHYPIYEFKEEELQLGYCSSMLNSKEFMLSEEDERELIRAYKEDLSQLTLDEIAEQEPVATLSFFYNDKQLEYLVYPSFAKTIDILQKRGFDATKQIDSSNVKQISITYYQMEVIEDAAGYPKETAYSVKDEEPVIYTDKNEIEEILNHIISEDYRWKQYGLLSAEEEMNVAISYKVDEFGNEGVYNAKFKLGQIPDFVKEDIGYIPYE from the coding sequence ATGATGTCAAGAAGCTTATTTTTTAACCTGCAAAAAGAAGATATGAAGAGACGACTATGGACTGTGATAATATCAATGCTTGGATTTTTTCTTGCACTTCCCATATTTATAGCGATCAGCGTTGAGAATTATCATCCGATGGACGATATCAGTTACATATATGAGGATATTATAAGGACAATCGGTGTTCGCTCGGAATTATTAATATTATTGACTATTATTGGCGCTTGTGTCTGTGGATTAAGTGGGTTCTTCTATCTGCATTCGAAAAAGCAGGTGGATTTTTATCATAGTATTCCGGTGCGTAAGGAATGCCTGTTCAGTATTTACTATTTGAATGGGGTATTGATCTATTTAATACCTTATGTTTTCAATCTTGCGATTAGCCTGATTATTATTCAGATTAACGGATATATGAGTACAGAGGTATTTACCTCGGCACTGGCGGCACTTGGTTTTAACACTGTTTTCTTTCTTTTCATTTATACTGTTGTAATAATTGCAGTAATGTTAACAGGTAATTTTATTGTAAGTTGTCTGGGATCAGGTGTATTACTTTCCTATGGAGTGATCTTGCATTTAATTCGTGATACATATTTTAGAAACTTTTTTGTCAGCTATTATGCAGGTAATGACTTTGCCAGTGATTTTTTAATCTATCTGTCACCTGTTGGATATTATTACAAGGCAGAAACCAGGCTTGCAGATGGATGTGGTACTCAGGATATAATTATGATCGGAATTGCGATTCTAATCAGTGTGTTACTTGTGATAGGAGCACTACTGCTATACAAGTACCGTCCTTCGGAAGCAGCGGGAAAGGCAATGGCATTCCAAGCATCAAAAGCAATTATAAAATTCCTTATGGTAATTCCATTTTCTCTTGGAGGAGGTGTCTTATTCCGGAATATCTCGAATTTCCATTCTACCGGATGGTTGATATTTGGACTTATCTTTTCCTTGATAATAACCTACGCAGCTACGGAAATCATCTATGATTTTGATATACGAAGTGCTTTTAAGAATAAAAAGCATATTCTTTTATGTGCACTGGCTGTCGGAATTATTACCTGTGTGTTTCAGTTCGATTTATTTAAGTATGACAGCTTTATACCGAAGAAGGATAAGGTAAGCACTATGAGTATTGCCATAATGGGTATTGATGATCAGCTTCGGTATTTTGATGAAAATGCTGGTGATAAATATGCATATTATATGGACTATATTACATATCAATTAAAAAATATGGAAATTACAGATTTTGATAAGGTATATGAATTAGCTGAGATGGGAATAAGGGAACATGATAATCATAGTTTATCGAATCTTCGTAACGGATATTATGGTTATTATGGTCCTTATGAAACGAATTATATAAACTATTATATAAAGTACACCTATCATTCGGGCAAGGAGGTTTATCGTAGATATTTTATTCCTCTTGATGAAGGATATAATAAACTGAGAGATATTTTTGCTGATCAAGAATATAAAAAAGCGCATTATCCAATCTATGAATTTAAGGAAGAAGAGCTACAGCTGGGCTATTGCTCCAGTATGTTGAATTCGAAGGAATTTATGTTGAGTGAAGAAGATGAGAGAGAGCTGATAAGAGCTTATAAGGAGGATTTAAGTCAATTGACTTTGGATGAAATTGCTGAACAGGAGCCGGTGGCTACCTTATCGTTCTTCTACAATGATAAACAGCTGGAATACCTTGTATACCCTTCCTTTGCCAAAACGATTGATATATTGCAGAAACGTGGATTTGATGCAACGAAGCAGATTGATTCGAGCAATGTAAAGCAAATTAGTATAACCTATTATCAGATGGAAGTTATAGAAGATGCTGCGGGATATCCCAAAGAAACAGCATATTCCGTTAAGGACGAGGAACCGGTAATCTATACTGATAAAAATGAAATTGAGGAAATTTTAAATCATATAATATCAGAAGATTACAGGTGGAAGCAATATGGACTATTAAGTGCGGAGGAAGAGATGAATGTAGCGATATCTTACAAAGTAGATGAATTTGGTAACGAAGGAGTATATAATGCAAAATTCAAGCTTGGTCAGATTCCCGACTTTGTAAAAGAAGATATTGGTTATATTCCTTACGAATAA
- the queA gene encoding tRNA preQ1(34) S-adenosylmethionine ribosyltransferase-isomerase QueA has translation MKTQDFYYDLPEELIAQDPLSDRSGSRLLVLDKRTGEIEHRIFRNITQYLKKGDCLVVNNTKVIPARLIGEKIHENQVSVMEVPGAKIELLLLKRRENDIWETLVKPGKKAKPGTKISFGDGLLVGEIIDTVEEGNRLVRFTYKGIFEEILDQLGEMPLPPYITHQLEDKNRYQTVYAKYEGSAAAPTAGLHFTKELLDEIKAMGIPIANVTLHVGLGTFRPVKVENIQEHHMHSEAYQITEEAADIINTTKQNGGRVICVGTTSCRTIESAADEQGIVHAGSDDTSIFIYPGYRFKVLDALITNFHLPESTLMMLVSALAGRDHIMAAYEVAVKERYRFFSFGDAMFIK, from the coding sequence ATGAAGACACAGGATTTTTATTATGATTTACCGGAAGAGTTAATTGCGCAGGATCCTTTATCAGATCGTTCTGGATCCAGGTTACTGGTTCTGGATAAAAGGACGGGTGAAATTGAACATAGAATATTTCGAAACATAACTCAGTATCTGAAAAAAGGAGATTGTCTGGTTGTAAATAACACTAAGGTTATTCCAGCAAGGCTGATTGGTGAGAAGATACATGAAAACCAAGTGTCAGTCATGGAGGTTCCGGGAGCGAAAATTGAACTTCTGCTATTAAAACGAAGGGAAAATGATATTTGGGAGACGCTGGTAAAACCAGGTAAAAAAGCAAAACCAGGCACAAAGATCAGCTTTGGAGACGGCTTGTTGGTCGGTGAAATCATCGATACAGTAGAAGAAGGGAATCGTCTGGTAAGGTTCACCTATAAAGGTATTTTCGAAGAAATATTGGACCAGCTTGGTGAGATGCCTCTACCTCCTTATATCACTCATCAATTGGAGGACAAAAACCGGTATCAGACTGTATATGCAAAATATGAGGGATCCGCAGCCGCTCCTACGGCAGGGCTTCATTTTACCAAAGAGCTACTTGATGAAATAAAGGCAATGGGAATTCCCATTGCGAATGTAACTCTACATGTGGGACTTGGGACATTCCGGCCGGTTAAGGTAGAGAATATTCAGGAACATCATATGCATTCGGAAGCCTATCAGATAACCGAAGAAGCTGCAGATATTATAAATACGACGAAGCAAAATGGCGGCCGAGTGATCTGTGTTGGAACCACAAGCTGTAGAACGATAGAATCTGCTGCGGATGAACAAGGGATTGTGCATGCGGGAAGTGATGATACTTCCATATTTATTTATCCAGGATATCGCTTTAAGGTATTGGATGCCCTCATAACGAACTTCCATCTACCGGAATCAACCCTTATGATGCTGGTATCTGCGTTAGCAGGAAGAGATCATATCATGGCTGCTTATGAGGTAGCAGTTAAGGAGCGGTATCGGTTCTTTAGTTTTGGAGATGCAATGTTTATAAAATAA
- a CDS encoding NAD(P)/FAD-dependent oxidoreductase, which yields MQKYDVIIIGAGPSGIFCAYELIKENKDLKILMVEKGRPIEKRMCPKRTTKQCVGCQPCAITTGFAGAGAFSDGKLSLSPDVGGNLPDILGYDKAVELIKESDDIYLKFGADTNVYGVDKEAEIREIRRRAITANLKLIECPIRHLGTEEGYKIYTRLQEHLLASGVEMLFNTMVQDILIENQKAKGIVTTNGDTYYANEIVAAIGREGSDWFSQICMEHGIETKVGTVDIGVRVEVRDEVMEFLNKNLYEAKLVYYTPTFDDKVRTFCTNPSGEVATEYYENNLAVVNGHAYKSKDYKTNNTNFAILVSKNFTKPFKTPIEYGKHIAQLSNMLCGGRILVQTFGDFQRGRRTTEERLCRNNLIPTLKDAIPGDLSLVFPHRIMVDIKEMILALDKVTPGIASDETLLYGVEVKFYSNKVVVNKDFETSVEGLRAIGDGAAVTRGLQQASANGISVARSILAKMK from the coding sequence ATGCAAAAATATGATGTCATTATCATTGGTGCAGGTCCTTCTGGAATTTTCTGTGCCTATGAATTAATCAAGGAAAATAAAGATTTAAAAATACTAATGGTGGAAAAGGGAAGACCCATTGAAAAGAGAATGTGTCCAAAGAGAACCACAAAACAGTGCGTCGGTTGTCAACCCTGTGCCATAACTACCGGCTTCGCGGGAGCCGGAGCATTTTCTGACGGAAAGCTTTCCCTTTCTCCTGATGTGGGCGGTAATCTTCCTGATATTCTGGGTTACGATAAGGCTGTAGAGCTGATTAAGGAATCAGATGATATCTATCTGAAATTCGGTGCTGATACCAATGTCTACGGTGTGGACAAAGAAGCCGAAATACGGGAAATCAGAAGACGTGCTATTACTGCGAATTTAAAATTGATTGAATGTCCCATCCGTCATCTTGGTACGGAAGAAGGATATAAGATATATACCCGGTTGCAGGAGCACCTGCTTGCTTCCGGTGTTGAGATGCTATTCAATACCATGGTACAGGATATCCTCATTGAAAACCAGAAAGCAAAAGGAATCGTAACCACAAATGGGGATACCTATTATGCCAATGAAATAGTAGCCGCTATCGGTCGTGAGGGTTCTGACTGGTTCAGTCAGATTTGTATGGAGCATGGAATTGAAACCAAGGTTGGTACTGTGGATATCGGTGTTCGGGTAGAGGTACGTGACGAAGTGATGGAATTCCTGAATAAGAACCTTTATGAAGCAAAGCTGGTATACTATACCCCTACCTTTGATGACAAGGTTCGCACCTTCTGTACGAATCCCTCAGGTGAAGTAGCTACGGAATATTATGAGAATAACTTAGCCGTAGTAAACGGCCATGCGTATAAATCCAAGGATTACAAGACAAACAACACCAATTTTGCAATTCTTGTATCAAAGAATTTTACAAAGCCTTTTAAAACACCTATTGAATATGGTAAGCATATTGCCCAATTAAGTAATATGCTTTGTGGTGGACGTATCCTGGTTCAGACCTTTGGTGATTTTCAAAGAGGAAGAAGAACGACAGAAGAAAGATTATGTCGTAACAACCTGATCCCTACACTAAAGGATGCTATTCCCGGTGATTTATCACTGGTATTTCCACATCGTATTATGGTGGATATTAAAGAAATGATTCTTGCTCTGGATAAAGTAACGCCGGGTATAGCAAGTGATGAAACTCTTCTATACGGTGTAGAAGTGAAATTCTATTCCAATAAGGTAGTAGTGAATAAAGATTTTGAGACCAGCGTGGAGGGTCTTCGTGCTATCGGAGATGGAGCTGCCGTAACTCGTGGCTTACAACAGGCTTCTGCTAATGGAATCAGTGTTGCAAGAAGTATATTGGCGAAAATGAAGTAA
- the pheS gene encoding phenylalanine--tRNA ligase subunit alpha — MLENLERIKAQFNEELNAASSKEELERIRVSFLGKKGLVTEELKNLRNLDAEAKKTAGMQVNILKAECEKAIVEYQKLMEEKEYQKEIESAERYDYSIPSEKPVGTLHPITIVQRQIENIFITMGFIIEDGLEIQTEFNNFEGVNIPKNHPARDMQDTYYLENGQVLKTHTSAAQNTIMRKYGAPKPGEPLKVLFPGRCFRNENIDASHENTFFQLEGMMIGDDISISNLIYFMKVLLTEVFEREVKVRLRPGFFPFVEPGFELDINCAICGGVGCPTCKQSGWLELLPCGMIHPNVLRLGGIDPDKYTGFAFGLGLTRLAMMKYNIKDIRLFNSGNLKQLKQFTL, encoded by the coding sequence ATGCTAGAAAATCTGGAACGTATCAAAGCCCAATTCAACGAAGAATTAAATGCAGCCAGCTCGAAAGAGGAACTGGAGCGGATTAGAGTGTCCTTTCTCGGAAAGAAGGGGCTCGTAACAGAGGAGTTAAAAAACCTTCGTAATCTGGATGCAGAAGCGAAGAAAACAGCAGGTATGCAGGTAAATATACTGAAGGCGGAATGCGAGAAAGCAATTGTCGAATATCAGAAGCTGATGGAAGAGAAAGAATATCAGAAAGAAATTGAAAGTGCTGAGCGCTATGATTATTCTATTCCTTCTGAAAAGCCCGTAGGAACACTGCATCCTATTACAATTGTTCAGAGACAGATTGAAAATATCTTTATAACAATGGGCTTTATTATAGAAGATGGTCTTGAGATTCAGACGGAGTTTAATAACTTTGAAGGAGTTAATATACCGAAGAACCATCCGGCCAGAGATATGCAGGACACCTATTATCTGGAGAATGGTCAGGTGCTGAAAACACATACCTCTGCAGCACAGAATACGATTATGAGAAAATACGGTGCTCCAAAGCCGGGTGAGCCACTCAAGGTTCTTTTCCCAGGCAGATGCTTCCGTAATGAGAATATTGATGCAAGTCATGAGAATACCTTCTTCCAGTTGGAGGGTATGATGATTGGAGATGACATCTCCATATCGAATCTGATTTACTTTATGAAGGTATTATTAACTGAGGTATTTGAACGTGAGGTAAAGGTTCGACTAAGACCTGGTTTCTTCCCGTTTGTGGAGCCAGGATTTGAACTTGATATAAACTGTGCTATCTGTGGCGGTGTAGGCTGTCCAACCTGTAAGCAGTCAGGCTGGCTTGAGCTGTTACCCTGTGGAATGATTCATCCGAATGTACTTCGTCTTGGTGGGATTGACCCGGATAAATATACCGGATTTGCATTTGGTCTGGGACTTACTCGTCTGGCGATGATGAAATACAATATTAAGGACATTCGTCTGTTCAACAGCGGTAACTTAAAGCAGTTAAAGCAATTTACTTTATAA
- the pheT gene encoding phenylalanine--tRNA ligase subunit beta, whose protein sequence is MYISMNWINEFTDLSGINLKDLINHFTLSTAEVEDIYEYGKNIRGVVVGKIVEINDHPNSKKLHLVKVDIGSEIVDCVCGAPNVFVGAVVPFATLGGQVGDLEIKEAKIAGEISHGMCCSEKELGISDDHSGLMILDDIYPLGTDIKTFMQLEDTIFEVDNKSLTNRPDLWGHYGIAREISVLTKRPLKPLDVVNTSVYKDLPEIDVKVEDTEKAFRYSCITVSNVTKKKSPINMRIRLTYCGMRPINLLADLTNYLMMELGQPMHAFDHGKVSKIRVKTYPEIVDFKTLDGVERTVDTDTLLICDEKEPVAIAGIMGGELSEITDDTTSLLLESANFDATSVRKSATRLGLRTDASSRYEKTLDPELTIPAIERFLKLLMDIDPEVKVTSSLTDCYVKKYDTITIDFDKAFVDKYTGIDISSDQIEETLIALGFKVTRKQDVFRVIVPSWRATKDVTMKADIIEEITRIYGYDNFTIKSTKSFLTPVRHSVERENEYRIKQMLTERYAMNEVHSYIWYESKMNKELGIITEPNIRIINSVTAENDTIRSTMIPSLLGFVAKNADASPEMRMYEIGRVADGLRSDGLCNERKRLGIVIASKKLSDKEVYFKCKEILEQLMQAIKNVIPTFTGKEELAKYNYVHPVNSAAVLLQGKEIGYFSVLNPRIKNRIDKKLNVAFAEIDIETMETVAAEPLRYAEVSKYPGVTIDLSLLVDKTLRYENIVEYVSEYSCQFLKSFHLVDIFEDEKLLPGKKSLTVRFEFVSMERTLEGQEISTMVDELLAVLGKHGIELRK, encoded by the coding sequence ATGTATATTTCAATGAATTGGATCAATGAATTTACAGACCTTTCCGGTATAAATTTGAAGGATTTAATTAATCATTTTACATTATCAACCGCAGAGGTAGAAGATATATACGAATACGGAAAAAATATCAGGGGAGTTGTAGTTGGTAAAATAGTCGAAATTAACGATCATCCCAATTCAAAAAAGCTTCATCTGGTTAAGGTGGACATAGGAAGTGAGATAGTTGATTGTGTCTGCGGTGCACCCAATGTATTTGTCGGCGCAGTAGTTCCTTTTGCAACACTGGGTGGCCAGGTAGGAGATTTGGAGATAAAGGAAGCAAAAATAGCCGGTGAAATCAGTCATGGTATGTGCTGCTCTGAGAAAGAATTAGGAATCAGCGACGACCATTCCGGTCTGATGATATTGGATGACATCTATCCACTGGGTACTGATATTAAGACCTTTATGCAGCTGGAGGATACGATTTTTGAAGTGGATAACAAATCCCTGACGAACCGACCGGATCTCTGGGGACACTACGGAATCGCAAGAGAAATCTCTGTATTGACGAAGAGACCATTAAAACCACTCGATGTGGTGAATACCAGTGTATATAAAGATCTGCCGGAAATTGATGTTAAAGTGGAGGATACGGAAAAGGCTTTCCGTTACAGCTGTATTACCGTATCCAATGTAACAAAGAAGAAATCTCCTATAAATATGAGAATTCGTCTTACCTACTGTGGAATGAGACCGATCAATTTACTTGCTGACTTAACAAATTATTTGATGATGGAGCTGGGGCAGCCCATGCATGCATTTGATCATGGAAAGGTATCGAAAATCCGCGTGAAAACATATCCGGAGATTGTGGACTTTAAAACACTGGACGGTGTTGAAAGAACGGTTGATACAGATACCTTGTTAATCTGTGATGAAAAGGAGCCGGTTGCGATTGCCGGTATCATGGGAGGAGAGCTCTCAGAAATTACAGATGATACAACTTCTCTTCTTCTTGAGTCTGCCAACTTTGATGCTACCAGCGTGCGTAAATCAGCAACTCGTTTGGGATTACGTACCGATGCGAGCTCCAGATATGAGAAGACACTGGATCCGGAGCTTACGATTCCAGCTATTGAGCGTTTCTTAAAGCTATTGATGGATATCGACCCGGAGGTTAAGGTGACCTCATCCCTTACCGACTGCTATGTAAAGAAGTATGATACGATTACAATTGATTTTGATAAAGCGTTCGTTGATAAGTATACCGGTATTGATATCTCCTCTGATCAGATTGAGGAGACCCTAATTGCTCTTGGTTTTAAGGTGACACGTAAGCAGGATGTATTTCGTGTGATTGTGCCTAGCTGGCGTGCTACCAAGGACGTTACCATGAAGGCAGACATCATTGAGGAAATTACAAGAATTTATGGTTATGACAACTTTACTATTAAATCAACAAAGAGTTTTCTTACTCCGGTTCGTCATAGTGTAGAGAGGGAAAATGAATATCGCATTAAACAGATGCTCACTGAACGCTATGCCATGAACGAGGTACACAGTTATATCTGGTATGAAAGTAAAATGAATAAGGAGCTTGGCATTATTACAGAGCCTAATATCCGAATTATTAACTCGGTTACAGCTGAGAATGATACCATCCGCTCTACCATGATTCCAAGCCTGCTAGGATTTGTAGCGAAGAATGCGGATGCCTCTCCAGAGATGAGAATGTATGAAATTGGCCGTGTGGCGGATGGCCTTCGTTCCGATGGATTATGTAATGAGCGTAAACGCCTTGGTATTGTAATCGCAAGTAAAAAGTTAAGTGATAAAGAGGTTTATTTTAAATGTAAGGAAATCCTTGAGCAGCTGATGCAGGCCATCAAGAATGTAATACCTACCTTTACTGGAAAAGAGGAACTGGCAAAGTATAATTATGTTCATCCAGTAAACAGTGCTGCAGTTCTTCTTCAGGGTAAGGAGATTGGCTATTTCTCAGTACTGAATCCGAGAATTAAGAATAGGATTGATAAAAAGCTTAATGTCGCATTTGCTGAGATTGATATTGAGACAATGGAGACCGTGGCAGCAGAACCATTACGTTATGCAGAGGTTTCCAAGTATCCCGGTGTAACCATTGATCTTAGCCTGCTTGTGGATAAGACACTCCGTTATGAGAACATTGTGGAGTATGTGAGTGAATATTCCTGTCAATTCCTGAAGAGTTTCCATTTGGTAGACATCTTTGAGGATGAGAAGCTCCTTCCAGGCAAGAAAAGTTTAACGGTACGTTTTGAATTTGTATCGATGGAAAGAACTCTGGAAGGCCAGGAGATTTCCACTATGGTGGATGAATTACTTGCAGTGTTAGGCAAGCATGGAATAGAGTTAAGAAAATAA
- a CDS encoding GNAT family N-acetyltransferase — protein sequence MIMHHIGTKSIETVRLLLRRFESDDAEDMYRNWAGDPEVCKYLSWGPHKDVEVSKKRIRDYLINYEFKDYYVWAIVLKSINQPIGSISVELSDESSRTCEVGYCLGKSYWNRGIMTEALLAVMHYLFFDIEYQRIMAKHDVLNVASGKVMQKAGMQFSRLEPRVGTRKDGTIYDCAVYVKHFTDE from the coding sequence ATGATTATGCATCATATCGGGACGAAATCCATAGAGACGGTTCGTTTATTACTTCGCAGATTTGAAAGTGATGATGCAGAAGATATGTATCGTAACTGGGCAGGAGATCCTGAGGTTTGTAAGTACTTATCTTGGGGACCACATAAGGATGTTGAGGTATCAAAAAAGCGGATAAGAGATTATCTGATTAATTACGAATTCAAGGATTATTATGTATGGGCAATTGTGCTAAAAAGTATAAATCAGCCAATTGGATCCATCAGTGTGGAGCTTTCAGATGAGTCATCAAGGACATGTGAAGTAGGGTACTGTCTTGGAAAATCCTATTGGAATAGAGGCATCATGACGGAAGCACTACTGGCTGTTATGCATTATCTGTTTTTCGATATTGAATATCAGCGTATCATGGCTAAGCATGATGTACTGAATGTGGCATCCGGCAAAGTAATGCAGAAAGCAGGAATGCAATTTAGCAGACTGGAACCCCGCGTCGGGACCCGCAAGGATGGTACAATTTACGATTGTGCAGTATATGTAAAGCATTTTACAGATGAGTGA
- a CDS encoding CPBP family intramembrane glutamic endopeptidase, producing the protein MIERNRILNMEFDDSVQGYNYIDGLFAIGYYLYLMVILYVFGVVSFKTDLMSNMYRAFPKMNEQFVQNIYYIPVTIIMLLPVFIMMLLKKQKWDSIGIKGTKIAKSIALGILFSIPLVAPSFHYAILNNKKFIPVENMIWLFLYFFIEIALVEEISYRGFIQTRIQGLIKSKWLSIITVGVLFALSHIPFQMVRADKPLLDFIIQDSVHLLLTCAIHIYLVYLYTRDNNILSAIVAHALIDFVPGMFY; encoded by the coding sequence ATGATAGAGAGAAACAGAATTCTTAATATGGAGTTTGATGATAGCGTTCAAGGCTATAATTATATAGATGGTTTATTTGCAATTGGTTATTATTTATATCTAATGGTAATCCTGTACGTATTTGGAGTGGTATCCTTTAAGACTGATTTGATGAGCAATATGTATCGGGCTTTTCCTAAAATGAATGAGCAATTCGTTCAGAATATTTATTACATACCAGTTACAATAATCATGCTTTTACCGGTTTTCATAATGATGCTCCTTAAAAAACAGAAATGGGATAGCATCGGGATAAAAGGGACTAAGATTGCCAAATCCATTGCACTGGGGATATTATTTTCTATTCCCTTAGTGGCACCCTCCTTCCATTATGCGATACTAAATAATAAGAAGTTTATCCCTGTGGAGAATATGATATGGCTGTTCCTTTACTTTTTTATTGAGATTGCTTTGGTTGAAGAGATAAGCTATCGTGGATTTATACAGACCAGGATACAGGGTCTGATTAAATCAAAATGGTTGTCAATTATAACGGTTGGAGTATTGTTTGCTCTATCCCATATTCCTTTTCAGATGGTAAGAGCGGATAAACCGTTACTTGATTTTATTATTCAGGATTCAGTGCATCTGCTACTGACCTGCGCTATTCATATTTATTTGGTTTATTTATATACCAGAGATAACAATATTTTATCCGCGATAGTGGCACATGCGCTAATTGATTTTGTTCCAGGAATGTTTTATTAA
- a CDS encoding signal peptidase II, whose amino-acid sequence MGKTTRRKKRITLLFILILIMADQGIKLYIQYSCMDKQFDLLGNFIAFSPYRNTKYSWFNSLINADIGFASHVIFNVGMVILILILFDFINTRYRESRFVKVIFIPLIAGSLCSLIDKLVWNGSLDYIWLKGFFIFDLKDVYISIAEVGTLLCLIINYKGLRKFDERVFAKELMIHIKNRFRIKK is encoded by the coding sequence ATGGGAAAGACTACAAGGAGAAAGAAACGAATAACACTCCTTTTTATTCTTATATTGATTATGGCAGATCAGGGGATTAAGCTCTATATTCAATATAGTTGTATGGACAAGCAATTTGATCTGTTAGGTAATTTTATTGCGTTTTCCCCGTACCGGAATACCAAATACTCCTGGTTTAATTCCCTTATAAATGCTGATATTGGATTCGCATCTCATGTTATCTTTAATGTGGGAATGGTAATTCTTATATTAATATTATTTGATTTTATAAATACCAGGTATCGAGAAAGCCGGTTTGTGAAGGTTATCTTTATCCCGTTAATTGCTGGGAGTTTATGCTCTCTCATTGATAAACTGGTATGGAATGGGAGTCTGGATTATATATGGTTGAAAGGGTTTTTCATTTTTGATCTTAAGGATGTGTATATATCAATTGCAGAGGTTGGTACTTTGCTCTGTCTAATTATTAATTATAAGGGATTGAGGAAATTTGATGAGCGAGTATTTGCTAAGGAGTTGATGATACATATTAAGAACAGATTTCGGATAAAAAAGTGA